The Lepeophtheirus salmonis chromosome 1, UVic_Lsal_1.4, whole genome shotgun sequence genome has a segment encoding these proteins:
- the LOC139904879 gene encoding uncharacterized protein has translation MNSTSINKTAIITTFGLDEYFRTPFGLKNAVQAFKRLIDSILRETPNVFLYLDDILVASESMDEHWKTLNVVLLRFETAGMILFPEKIHNQSISTNSGTVLFPNYYRSFTRWPEVILIPDASKTKVNNFFSGWISRYGVPETIVSDRGTQFTSSLWMGVCKTLGIASKNTTSYHPESNGLIERFHISFMTGLVARMLKEKEDWINALPVVLWGLRRSLPIYPESLPPTFLGPFKVIERHDRYNKLDFVSRTGNVSMDRLLPAFGVTNILPAAPTIIYTRSKTG, from the exons ATGAATAgcacttctataaataaaactgcGATAATTACGACATTTGGTTTAGATGAATATTTTAGGACGCCTTTTGGTCTTAAAAATGCTGTTCAGGCATTTAAGAGACTCATCGATTCAATTCTACGAGAAACTCCAAATGTGTTTTTGTACCTTGATGATATCCTTGTCGCTTCGGAGTCGATGGATGAGCATTGGAAAACGTTGAACGTGGTTTTATTAAGGTTTGAAACAGCTGGTATGATCCTCTTCCCTGAAAAAAT ACATAATCAGTCCATTTCCACTAATTCAGGGACAGTGCTATTCCCTAACTATTATAGATCGTTCACGAGGTGGCCAGAAGTGATACTTATTCCAGATGCCTCCAAGAcaaaagtcaataattttttcagtggTTGGATTTCGAGGTATGGAGTTCCAGAAACCATTGTGTCTGACCGAGGAACCCAGTTCACAAGTTCTTTATGGATGGGTGTTTGCAAGACACTTGGGATTGCAAGCAAGAACACAACCTCGTATCATCCAGAGTCCAACGGACTCATAGAACGTTTTCACATATCATTTATGACTGGGCTGGTAGCACGAATgctgaaagaaaaagaagactggATCAATGCACTACCTGTAGTTTTATGGGGATTGAGGAGATCACTACCAATATACCCAG AGTCTCTTCCTCCAACTTTCTTGGGTCCGTTTAAGGTGATTGAGAGGCACGATCGTTATAATAAATTGGACTTTGTATCCAGAACTGGCAATGTCTCAATGGATAGACTTTTACCTGCATTTGGAGTTACGAATATCCTTCCAGCGGCTCCTACCATAATATACACAAGATCTAAAACTGGATAA